A DNA window from Acetilactobacillus jinshanensis contains the following coding sequences:
- the zwf gene encoding glucose-6-phosphate dehydrogenase → MATEKRALIMLFGATGDLAHRKLYPAIFNLYKKGSLRKHFALIGTGRHKWTHDKLREIVANSVKSLADNDTQVKNFVSHFYYQSHDVTNPAHYVVLSKLADKLDKKYQLNGNRIYYIALAPRFFGTVSKNLREQHVLSDNGFNRLIIEKPFGHDYPSAKKLNDSLAATFDKDQIFRIDHYLGKELVQNIYALRFANPLFENVWNHNYIDNVQITLAEGLGVEKRAGYYDGTGALRDMVQNHIMQVLGVIAMEPPKTFNDTDIHAAKAKALNSVEVYDAKGVAKNFVRGQYGAKGSQHEYREEPGVPNDSATETYVAGKVNVQTPRWQGVPFYVRTGKMMGKKETRVDIVFKPAKNIFGDGNDVKPVVLTIHIEPGSGFKLSFNRKQIGNGFKLTTASMNDMESKEDIAKTPQPYERLINDALAGDLSNFAGWPEIAHDWKFVDPIRKYWDSKKPDFPNYTPGTMGPKAADELLKRDGRHWIYPEN, encoded by the coding sequence TTGGCAACTGAAAAAAGAGCTCTAATTATGCTTTTCGGTGCAACTGGTGATTTAGCTCACCGAAAGTTATATCCGGCTATTTTTAACCTTTATAAAAAAGGTAGCCTACGCAAACATTTTGCATTAATTGGAACTGGTCGTCATAAGTGGACTCATGACAAGTTACGTGAAATCGTTGCTAATTCTGTAAAGAGTTTAGCTGATAACGATACTCAAGTTAAAAACTTCGTTAGCCATTTTTACTACCAATCCCATGATGTTACTAATCCTGCTCATTATGTCGTATTAAGTAAATTAGCTGATAAATTAGACAAAAAGTATCAATTAAACGGCAACCGCATTTACTACATTGCATTAGCACCACGATTCTTCGGAACCGTATCTAAGAACTTACGTGAACAGCATGTTTTATCTGATAACGGCTTTAACCGTTTAATCATCGAAAAGCCATTCGGTCATGACTATCCATCAGCTAAGAAGTTAAACGATTCCTTAGCCGCAACCTTTGATAAGGATCAGATCTTCCGAATCGATCATTACTTGGGCAAGGAATTAGTTCAGAACATCTATGCTTTACGCTTCGCTAACCCATTATTCGAAAACGTTTGGAACCATAACTACATCGACAACGTTCAGATTACCTTAGCTGAAGGCTTAGGTGTTGAAAAACGTGCCGGTTACTACGATGGCACCGGTGCTTTACGTGACATGGTCCAAAACCATATCATGCAAGTCTTGGGTGTAATCGCTATGGAACCACCAAAGACCTTTAATGATACTGACATTCATGCTGCTAAAGCCAAGGCTTTAAACAGTGTTGAAGTTTATGACGCTAAAGGCGTTGCCAAGAACTTCGTTCGTGGTCAGTATGGTGCTAAAGGTTCTCAGCATGAATATCGTGAAGAACCTGGTGTTCCGAACGATTCAGCAACTGAAACCTACGTCGCTGGTAAAGTTAACGTTCAGACCCCTCGTTGGCAAGGCGTTCCGTTCTATGTCCGCACTGGTAAGATGATGGGCAAGAAAGAAACCCGTGTTGACATTGTCTTCAAGCCTGCCAAGAACATCTTTGGTGACGGTAACGACGTTAAACCAGTTGTTTTGACCATTCACATCGAACCTGGATCTGGATTCAAGTTATCATTCAACCGTAAGCAGATCGGTAACGGCTTCAAATTAACTACCGCTTCCATGAATGACATGGAATCCAAAGAAGATATCGCTAAGACTCCACAACCATACGAACGTTTAATCAACGATGCTTTAGCTGGTGACCTATCTAACTTCGCCGGCTGGCCGGAAATCGCTCATGATTGGAAGTTCGTTGATCCAATTCGTAAGTACTGGGACTCTAAGAAACCAGACTTCCCTAACTACACGCCTGGCACCATGGGTCCAAAAGCTGCTGACGAATTACTTAAACGTGACGGTCGTCACTGGATCTATCCCGAAAACTAA
- the gndA gene encoding NADP-dependent phosphogluconate dehydrogenase, with protein MPGNQADIGVIGMAVMGKNLALNIESHGYTVSVFNRTSAKTKSFVENHEDKNLVPSFKLTDFVNSLKAPRKIIIMIKAGKPVDNILNQLASLLDKGDVIIDGGNANFHDTIRRSANLTKDGIYFLGMGVSGGEQGALHGPSLMPGGQEKAYEMVKPILTKIAAKAHDGTPCVTYVGPNGAGHYVKMIHNGIEYGDEELIDETYNLLRNIVGFNVDQLSKIFAKWNQGELDSYLIKITADILSRKDDLSSDQSVPIVDMILDEGENKGTGRWSSEDAMAIGAPQSLITESVFARFISMMKNQRMHAAQVLPGPEKKDQVKPDKDVVEEACQALYFGKIMSYAQGFVQLEMASKTYKWHLKYGKLAQIWRAGCIIRAKFLQKITDAFAKKPNLQNLLMDSYFAGIAKKYQKSARKIVALATLDGIPVPCLSAAVSYYDSFRAKVLPANLLQAQRDYFGAHTYHRIDRPGTFHYTWYKEE; from the coding sequence ATGCCTGGTAATCAAGCCGACATCGGTGTCATCGGCATGGCCGTCATGGGTAAGAACCTAGCCCTTAATATCGAGAGTCATGGTTATACCGTCAGCGTTTTTAATCGAACTAGTGCTAAAACCAAATCATTTGTTGAAAATCATGAGGACAAAAATTTAGTCCCAAGTTTCAAATTAACTGACTTTGTTAATTCGTTAAAAGCTCCCCGTAAAATTATTATTATGATCAAAGCCGGGAAACCTGTTGATAACATTCTTAATCAATTGGCTTCGCTTTTGGATAAGGGCGACGTCATCATTGATGGTGGCAACGCCAACTTCCATGATACGATCCGCCGCAGCGCCAACTTAACAAAAGACGGGATTTACTTCCTTGGTATGGGAGTATCCGGTGGTGAGCAAGGTGCTTTACACGGTCCATCCCTAATGCCAGGTGGTCAAGAAAAAGCCTACGAAATGGTTAAGCCAATCTTGACTAAGATTGCCGCTAAGGCTCACGATGGTACACCCTGCGTCACCTATGTTGGGCCAAACGGAGCTGGTCACTACGTTAAAATGATTCACAATGGTATCGAATACGGCGACGAAGAGTTGATTGATGAAACCTACAACTTACTTCGTAATATTGTTGGCTTTAACGTCGATCAATTGTCAAAGATCTTCGCTAAATGGAATCAGGGTGAACTTGATAGTTACCTGATCAAGATTACGGCCGACATCTTAAGCCGGAAAGATGACTTGAGTTCCGATCAATCAGTCCCGATCGTCGATATGATCCTGGACGAAGGTGAAAATAAAGGTACCGGCCGCTGGAGTTCTGAAGACGCAATGGCAATTGGTGCACCTCAGTCATTAATTACCGAATCGGTCTTCGCTCGTTTTATCTCAATGATGAAGAACCAACGGATGCATGCTGCGCAGGTCTTACCAGGCCCCGAGAAAAAAGATCAAGTTAAGCCTGATAAAGACGTCGTGGAAGAAGCTTGTCAGGCTTTATACTTTGGTAAGATCATGAGCTATGCCCAGGGCTTTGTTCAACTGGAAATGGCTTCTAAGACCTATAAGTGGCACTTGAAATACGGCAAATTAGCTCAGATTTGGCGTGCCGGATGCATCATCCGCGCTAAATTCCTCCAGAAAATTACCGATGCGTTTGCTAAGAAACCCAATCTTCAGAATTTATTAATGGACTCATACTTTGCCGGTATCGCTAAAAAGTATCAAAAATCAGCCCGTAAAATCGTAGCTTTAGCAACGCTTGATGGAATCCCGGTTCCCTGTTTGTCAGCGGCCGTTTCCTATTACGATTCGTTCCGAGCTAAAGTCTTACCAGCTAATCTATTACAGGCTCAACGTGACTACTTCGGTGCACATACCTACCATCGAATTGATCGTCCGGGAACCTTCCACTACACGTGGTATAAAGAAGAATAA
- a CDS encoding SPFH domain-containing protein, whose product MILTIILIIVILILGYLSFQIVPQNHAGMITIWGKCINRNHPCEPGLHFKIPFVEKIIPVNLAQGNVYLSGNHPMTITTSDQALAYIQASLTYHVTNPYDYLWGNQNSVESMNQKVQSMLRDIIGGMTLNDALDSNERIQVELQRRIASATYMYGLHVDQVNIEKLQASEEMQKHMDEQKQSQLDKVSKKNEADGDAAKISSVNKAQNEATVNTAQAKATATKKNADAQKYAIQANADAQQYSVKVMQKVLSEVGNDPKLEKAYFNYLSINAYKQLAESGNMVFANGHSNDFGDLPKMAAMQKIWDKGEANDNK is encoded by the coding sequence ATGATATTAACCATTATTTTAATTATAGTGATCTTAATTCTAGGTTACTTAAGTTTTCAGATCGTCCCACAGAATCACGCGGGTATGATCACCATCTGGGGTAAATGTATCAACCGCAACCATCCCTGCGAACCAGGCCTACATTTTAAGATTCCGTTTGTTGAAAAGATCATTCCGGTCAATTTAGCTCAAGGTAACGTTTACCTAAGCGGTAATCATCCCATGACGATTACCACCAGTGATCAGGCCCTAGCTTACATTCAAGCTTCGTTAACCTATCACGTTACTAATCCCTACGACTATCTCTGGGGTAACCAAAATTCCGTTGAAAGTATGAATCAAAAGGTTCAGAGCATGCTTCGTGATATCATCGGTGGCATGACTTTAAACGACGCCTTAGACTCTAACGAACGAATTCAGGTCGAACTTCAGCGTCGAATTGCCTCTGCCACTTACATGTATGGACTCCATGTTGATCAGGTCAACATCGAAAAACTCCAGGCTTCGGAAGAAATGCAAAAGCACATGGACGAACAAAAGCAGTCTCAGTTAGACAAAGTTTCCAAGAAAAACGAAGCCGATGGTGACGCCGCTAAGATTTCTTCCGTCAATAAGGCTCAAAATGAAGCTACCGTTAACACTGCCCAAGCCAAAGCTACAGCCACTAAAAAGAACGCCGACGCCCAGAAGTACGCCATTCAAGCTAACGCTGACGCTCAACAGTACAGCGTTAAAGTTATGCAAAAGGTCTTATCCGAAGTTGGTAACGATCCAAAATTAGAAAAGGCCTATTTTAATTACTTATCCATCAACGCATATAAGCAATTAGCTGAATCCGGTAATATGGTCTTCGCCAACGGTCACTCCAATGATTTCGGTGACCTACCAAAGATGGCCGCCATGCAGAAAATATGGGATAAAGGCGAAGCTAACGATAATAAGTAA
- a CDS encoding amino acid ABC transporter ATP-binding protein produces MDKISTKPIIKIQNLSKSFGKHQVFKNINLTVNNGQVVCLLGPSGVGKSTLIRCINMLGKPTSGSIYFDGEDLTKCDAHQLTKLRSKIGMTFQNFNLFKNKTILQNIILAPIKVNHVDKDKAIQQAHKLLKMVNLDQKANVYPDSLSGGQAQRVAIVRSLAMHPKVMLFDEPTSALDPEMVGEVLDVMKMLAKKGMTMIVVTHEMGFAKNVADEIWFMDKGGIKEQGKPKDFFSHPKTPEAQKFLSKVLK; encoded by the coding sequence ATGGATAAGATATCGACAAAACCAATTATTAAAATTCAAAATTTATCGAAATCATTTGGCAAGCACCAAGTTTTTAAAAACATTAATTTAACCGTTAATAATGGTCAGGTGGTCTGCTTGTTAGGACCCTCTGGAGTTGGTAAAAGTACATTGATCCGTTGCATTAACATGTTGGGCAAACCAACGTCGGGTTCCATTTATTTCGATGGTGAAGACTTAACTAAATGTGATGCTCATCAGTTAACTAAATTACGTTCCAAAATTGGGATGACGTTCCAGAATTTCAACCTATTTAAGAATAAGACCATCTTACAGAACATTATTCTGGCACCTATCAAGGTTAACCACGTTGATAAAGATAAGGCCATTCAACAGGCTCACAAATTATTAAAGATGGTTAACTTAGACCAAAAGGCGAATGTCTATCCGGATTCACTATCCGGTGGGCAAGCCCAAAGAGTAGCCATCGTTCGTTCATTAGCAATGCACCCAAAAGTCATGCTCTTTGATGAACCAACTTCAGCATTAGACCCTGAAATGGTTGGTGAAGTCTTGGACGTTATGAAGATGTTAGCTAAAAAAGGAATGACGATGATCGTTGTTACTCATGAAATGGGCTTCGCCAAGAACGTTGCTGACGAGATCTGGTTCATGGACAAAGGTGGTATTAAAGAGCAGGGCAAACCAAAAGACTTCTTTAGCCATCCGAAGACGCCGGAAGCTCAGAAGTTCTTGAGCAAGGTCCTTAAATAA
- a CDS encoding ABC transporter substrate-binding protein/permease produces MSQSKHWLKKAIILAMTFILTIGMTLGMLLPLNANASSATDNSLNEVKKKGVLVMGTSPDYPPYEFQKSHHGQSKDYGADIQLGKQIAKKLHVKLKIKNMSFNSLLTALNTHKVDMIIAALSYTPQRAKNVNFSKSYADAYINFVVNKQDAKKYHSYKNLANQSIGAQLGTTQYTMAKKQIKNVHLKGMDSTNDLVIGLKSGRFKAVPMEKPAADAYIKNTTGLAEVPSHFKGQTGQNATRCIAFHKGANSLTNAANKVIEQDNHNHTYTNKFVAAAGKKMGTAKNNKSQFSLWNYKDYFIKGLELTIVISVASVIMGLILGVIFALMRLSHNWFLHTIAVIYIEFIRGTPELVQIMFVYFGLGEIVKLPALTSGIIAIGVNSGAYVAEIIRSGINSVDKGQMEAALSLGLSKAKGMKNIVLPQAFKNIWPALGNEFVTLLKDSSLVSTIGVAELMYEMKIVQADTYEGVLPIFIIMIIYFIMTSIILAIMHYYEKKFNHKGTAKA; encoded by the coding sequence ATGTCTCAATCAAAACATTGGTTAAAGAAGGCCATTATCTTAGCTATGACCTTCATCCTAACGATTGGAATGACGTTAGGAATGTTACTACCGTTAAACGCTAACGCTTCGAGCGCAACTGATAATTCGTTGAATGAAGTTAAGAAAAAGGGCGTCTTGGTAATGGGGACGTCGCCTGATTATCCACCGTATGAATTTCAAAAGAGTCATCATGGTCAGTCCAAAGATTACGGTGCTGATATTCAATTAGGTAAACAAATCGCCAAAAAGTTACACGTAAAATTAAAGATTAAGAACATGTCATTTAACTCTCTGTTAACGGCATTGAATACTCATAAGGTTGACATGATAATTGCCGCTTTAAGTTACACCCCACAGAGAGCTAAGAACGTTAACTTCAGTAAGAGTTATGCCGATGCTTACATTAACTTCGTTGTTAACAAGCAGGACGCAAAGAAGTACCATTCTTACAAGAACTTAGCTAATCAGTCCATTGGTGCCCAGTTAGGTACTACTCAATACACGATGGCTAAGAAGCAAATTAAGAACGTTCATCTAAAAGGGATGGATTCAACTAACGATTTAGTCATTGGTTTAAAGTCCGGCAGATTTAAGGCCGTTCCAATGGAAAAGCCTGCTGCTGATGCTTACATTAAGAACACCACTGGTTTAGCTGAAGTCCCTAGTCATTTCAAAGGCCAGACTGGTCAGAACGCCACTAGATGTATTGCATTCCACAAGGGTGCCAATTCATTAACTAATGCTGCTAACAAGGTAATTGAACAAGATAATCATAATCATACCTACACCAACAAGTTCGTTGCTGCTGCTGGTAAAAAGATGGGTACCGCTAAGAATAACAAGAGTCAATTTTCACTTTGGAACTACAAAGACTACTTCATTAAAGGTCTTGAATTAACGATCGTAATTAGTGTTGCTAGTGTCATCATGGGCCTAATCCTTGGTGTAATCTTCGCATTGATGCGGTTATCTCATAACTGGTTCTTACACACGATTGCCGTTATTTACATTGAATTCATCAGAGGAACACCTGAATTAGTTCAGATCATGTTTGTATACTTTGGTTTAGGTGAAATCGTTAAGTTACCTGCATTAACTTCTGGAATTATTGCCATTGGTGTTAACTCCGGTGCGTACGTTGCCGAAATCATCAGAAGTGGTATTAATTCCGTTGATAAAGGTCAGATGGAAGCAGCTTTATCATTAGGCTTATCTAAAGCTAAAGGCATGAAGAACATTGTTTTACCACAAGCCTTTAAGAACATTTGGCCGGCACTTGGTAACGAATTCGTTACCTTATTGAAAGATAGCTCATTGGTATCCACGATTGGTGTCGCTGAATTAATGTACGAAATGAAGATCGTTCAGGCCGATACTTATGAAGGTGTTCTACCGATCTTTATCATCATGATTATTTACTTCATCATGACTAGCATTATTCTTGCTATCATGCATTACTACGAAAAGAAGTTTAACCACAAGGGTACCGCTAAAGCTTAA
- a CDS encoding aminotransferase class III-fold pyridoxal phosphate-dependent enzyme: MDKNQVLLNQMHKYFSRAATNQNRDVVISSGKGSYVYDANGKQYIDLLSSATTANVGHCNPHVVHAIQKQAAKLLDYTPVYFANTTEVNLMPKLLKTIPMHGPLELSWGTSGSESDDSIIKFARGYTRRPYVISYDGSCHGSDYGGASATGEVDQVRNIGPLLPGIIKVPYPAPWLKLKGETEDQFVDRLFNEFLMPFENYVPADETAVIMVEPIQGDGGIIKAPEKYLQKVYHFAHQHGILFAVDEINQGLGRSGTWWSIQHFHNIEPDILVTGKALASGLPLSATIGKKAIMESLVFPEDAFTTAGNPVVAAACSATLDVIQQEHLVTRSKKMGPFAKKFFDEEASKYPFIGDVRMYGLNGGIDVVKPGTKKFDPKLAEKICDLLVKNGVIMTTTNFSVLRFQPPLVIKKSTLSKAFIIIDHVFKEINQHYI; encoded by the coding sequence ATGGATAAGAATCAAGTTTTATTAAATCAGATGCATAAATATTTTTCGAGGGCCGCGACCAATCAAAATCGGGATGTCGTAATTAGTTCCGGAAAGGGATCATACGTTTATGACGCTAACGGTAAACAGTACATTGATTTGTTATCCAGCGCCACTACGGCTAACGTTGGGCATTGTAATCCCCATGTCGTTCACGCAATTCAAAAGCAGGCCGCTAAATTATTGGACTATACTCCCGTATATTTCGCTAACACCACCGAAGTTAATTTAATGCCAAAGTTATTAAAGACGATACCGATGCACGGTCCATTAGAACTTAGCTGGGGAACTTCCGGCTCTGAATCGGATGATTCAATTATTAAGTTTGCCAGAGGTTATACCCGTCGGCCATATGTGATTAGTTATGATGGCTCATGTCACGGATCTGACTACGGTGGTGCATCTGCGACCGGTGAAGTTGACCAAGTTAGAAATATCGGTCCGTTATTACCAGGGATCATTAAGGTTCCTTACCCGGCACCGTGGTTAAAACTAAAGGGTGAAACGGAAGATCAATTTGTCGACCGGCTCTTTAATGAGTTTTTAATGCCGTTTGAAAACTATGTTCCGGCTGACGAAACGGCCGTTATTATGGTCGAACCCATTCAAGGTGACGGTGGAATCATTAAAGCTCCCGAAAAGTATCTGCAGAAGGTTTATCATTTTGCTCATCAGCACGGAATTTTATTTGCAGTTGACGAGATCAATCAAGGCTTAGGCCGGTCTGGGACATGGTGGTCCATTCAGCATTTCCATAACATCGAGCCCGACATATTAGTTACCGGAAAAGCCTTGGCATCGGGATTACCATTGAGTGCCACGATTGGTAAGAAAGCAATCATGGAATCACTGGTCTTTCCTGAAGACGCGTTTACAACGGCTGGGAATCCGGTTGTTGCAGCGGCATGTTCCGCAACTTTAGATGTAATTCAGCAAGAACATCTGGTCACCAGAAGTAAAAAGATGGGTCCGTTCGCTAAAAAGTTCTTTGATGAAGAAGCATCAAAATATCCATTTATTGGTGACGTTCGGATGTACGGCTTAAACGGTGGGATCGATGTCGTAAAACCGGGGACCAAGAAGTTTGATCCAAAATTAGCCGAAAAGATCTGTGACCTGTTAGTTAAAAACGGCGTAATTATGACCACCACTAACTTTAGTGTTCTTCGTTTCCAGCCACCGTTAGTAATCAAGAAATCGACGTTATCCAAGGCGTTCATAATTATTGATCATGTCTTTAAAGAAATTAATCAGCATTATATTTAA